ATTTCCTCGTTATTCATTAAACGAGTGACCAGCAGCTGGAAATAGTGCGCCACGGCATCACGTTCATCATCGGACACCGGCTTTGCCGACTCCGTCGAGTACTCGTCCGCGATGTCATAGTATTTCAGGTCGATTTCGTTATTCATGCTTATCTCTGGGTTTGTTAGCCTGGCCGCGATAATACCATTGTTCTCCCGCCAAAAGGGATCAGTGAGTTTCTTCTGCACGCAGGGCTTGCCGCAGATACCGTCGCGCCTGGCGTGGTACCGCTGACGCCGGGGCTACACCGCGAGTTTGGCCTGGCGTGTTCTTCAACGGGAAAAACGTTCCCGGCGGTTCAGGCTCTGGTTACCCGGCTGCGCAAGGCGAGATGCGCCAATCTTTTCAATAGCCTTTAGACATAAATGTGTACACTTTTTCAACCGCGGCTTCTGGTGTTCAAAATCTGGTCACGCTAGATTGATTGTCAGGTTTTCTATAGCAGGTGACAAAATGAAAGTTTTAAGTATCGTTGGTGCAACATTGTTGGCGACATCATTCCATGCCGCAGCTTTCGTTTCCAGCTCCTCTGTTCACCCGGAGCAGACGGTAAATGCGAATAATAACGCTGCGAATGGGCATGCCATTCCCTCTGAAGCCAACTACGATATCACCAAAATTATCCCCATTGCAGGCTGTAACTGTGCCTTTTGC
This region of Cedecea lapagei genomic DNA includes:
- a CDS encoding DUF2543 family protein; its protein translation is MNNEIDLKYYDIADEYSTESAKPVSDDERDAVAHYFQLLVTRLMNNEEISEEAQGEMAVEAGIAVQRIDEIAEFLNQWGNE